A part of Lacinutrix sp. 5H-3-7-4 genomic DNA contains:
- a CDS encoding type VI secretion system baseplate subunit TssF: MKTESFEHIKNRMVKKAASIWGVAENEIETSFDPVVSLLISACASEILKIEADLNASQNRVTEKLVQLMTPETVIGSKPAHAILHANTLDNYTTIKPEFQFYYKKKTADKKASQRLKNIFFTPIQNFKLVNANVKYVAAGDTCLLLEGKKQKQEITPKISKTVLPGSTLYLGVKKDIDILNLNDISFYFELDDIENSNLFYHYLKHAKWSVANKNLNTTDGFYNSDKLSEVNLKSIFKDVSKNIQNINAQALNFYKKHFVSVKENTQITTSKHEELEAFIAENGLEVDEDIIWIKVEFPRVISNAILKKVYSSLNAFPVLNSEINAFTYQIRNYINILPIKTEDFFLDVKSIVNTSGEVYLPKVKDVLGTGKGNYTVRGNNVGKLDQRSAKEYLTHLIELLKDESASFAFLNNDFLHGNLKNLNQLISLLEKKVASANDNLIETNYITLEPYNKKENLLVEYWTTNGEEANNIKSGSDIEVYKAIGIKQKGSYLLTTTFDGKNNLDMDERLNSYRRSLLSRDRIVTKEDIKAVCYELYGNKIEKININKSYTSNIDLHKGITQCIEIELYANNNVSVDNKEWESLNSNLLLLLEKKSLNIFPYKIKIVN, encoded by the coding sequence ATGAAGACAGAATCTTTTGAACATATAAAAAACCGTATGGTAAAAAAAGCAGCTTCTATTTGGGGAGTTGCAGAAAATGAAATAGAAACTTCTTTTGATCCTGTTGTATCTTTATTAATATCTGCTTGTGCTTCAGAAATTTTAAAAATTGAGGCAGATTTAAATGCATCACAAAATCGCGTAACAGAGAAATTAGTACAACTAATGACTCCAGAAACAGTTATTGGTTCTAAACCAGCACATGCTATTTTACATGCAAATACTTTAGATAATTATACTACCATAAAACCTGAATTTCAGTTTTATTACAAGAAAAAAACAGCCGATAAAAAAGCTTCACAGCGATTAAAAAATATATTCTTTACACCAATTCAAAACTTTAAATTAGTAAACGCAAATGTAAAGTATGTGGCAGCTGGAGACACTTGCTTACTGTTAGAAGGTAAAAAGCAAAAACAGGAAATAACACCTAAAATAAGTAAAACCGTTTTACCTGGATCAACATTATATTTAGGTGTAAAAAAAGACATAGATATTTTAAACTTAAACGATATATCATTTTATTTTGAATTAGATGATATTGAAAACAGTAATTTATTTTACCATTATTTAAAACATGCAAAATGGTCTGTTGCAAATAAAAACTTAAATACAACAGACGGTTTTTATAATAGTGATAAATTAAGTGAAGTAAATTTAAAATCTATATTTAAAGATGTTTCAAAAAACATACAAAATATTAATGCACAAGCTTTAAATTTTTATAAAAAACATTTTGTAAGCGTTAAAGAGAATACACAAATAACAACATCAAAGCATGAAGAATTAGAAGCATTTATTGCAGAAAATGGTCTTGAAGTCGATGAAGATATCATTTGGATAAAAGTAGAATTTCCAAGAGTTATTAGTAATGCGATATTAAAAAAAGTATATAGCTCTTTAAATGCATTTCCAGTTTTAAATAGCGAAATAAATGCATTTACATACCAAATAAGAAACTATATAAACATTTTGCCAATTAAAACAGAAGACTTCTTTTTAGATGTAAAATCTATAGTTAATACAAGTGGCGAAGTGTATTTGCCAAAGGTAAAAGATGTGTTAGGAACAGGCAAAGGTAATTATACGGTAAGAGGAAATAATGTTGGTAAACTAGACCAAAGAAGTGCAAAAGAATATTTAACACATTTAATAGAGTTGTTAAAAGACGAAAGCGCATCGTTTGCATTTTTAAATAACGATTTTTTACATGGAAATTTAAAAAACCTTAATCAATTAATTTCTTTATTAGAAAAAAAAGTAGCTTCAGCAAATGATAATTTAATAGAAACCAATTACATTACTCTAGAACCTTATAATAAAAAAGAAAATTTACTTGTTGAGTATTGGACCACAAATGGAGAAGAAGCTAATAATATTAAGTCTGGTAGCGATATAGAAGTCTATAAAGCAATAGGTATAAAACAAAAAGGAAGCTACCTATTAACCACAACATTTGATGGGAAAAATAATTTAGATATGGACGAGCGTTTAAACTCATATAGACGCTCATTACTATCAAGAGATAGAATTGTAACTAAAGAAGATATTAAAGCAGTTTGTTACGAATTATATGGCAATAAAATTGAAAAAATAAATATAAATAAAAGCTACACAAGCAATATCGATTTACATAAAGGTATTACCCAATGTATTGAAATAGAATTATACGCAAATAATAATGTAAGTGTAGACAACAAAGAATGGGAATCTTTAAACAGTAATTTATTATTGCTTTTAGAGAAAAAATCTTTAAATATATTCCCGTATAAAATAAAAATAGTCAATTAA
- a CDS encoding PKD domain-containing protein, with the protein MSKYNNSSSHIDKTVIYVFLFVFFASISVFAYRYTKYSPCENVTFNIDKAQNTVGELIKFKDVTDTAESWYWDFGDNSIASTQKEPLHVYKTPGDYTVKLIVNDICEATQTVSIAEKKEVLDPTKFPIFELQKTIKVGQKLRVNDETENASTWEWRFGETAKINANTKRASYVYTEPGLKTVSLVVNGDLKYVTKKTIEVLPLAETKRKPIDIPQAPSKPSVDIKYKPESAIKDKPSTPKLAPYISEADFKAKMMKVSKEEMSAKQFSEYFCGDINKKIVANGRNTTFLVFCEKISDKKIRIKKLEIFRDKGSNCINTITIDCRIRGLFND; encoded by the coding sequence ATGAGCAAGTATAATAATTCATCAAGCCATATCGATAAAACTGTAATTTATGTTTTTTTGTTTGTTTTTTTTGCATCCATAAGTGTATTTGCTTATAGATATACTAAATATTCACCTTGTGAAAATGTAACCTTTAATATCGATAAAGCCCAAAACACAGTTGGAGAACTAATAAAATTTAAGGATGTTACAGACACGGCAGAATCATGGTATTGGGATTTTGGTGATAACTCCATAGCATCAACACAAAAAGAACCATTACACGTTTACAAAACACCAGGAGATTACACAGTAAAACTAATAGTTAATGATATTTGTGAAGCAACACAAACCGTTTCTATAGCAGAGAAAAAAGAAGTTTTAGACCCAACAAAGTTTCCAATATTCGAACTTCAAAAAACTATAAAAGTAGGTCAAAAACTAAGAGTAAATGACGAAACAGAAAACGCATCAACCTGGGAGTGGCGTTTTGGAGAAACAGCAAAAATAAACGCAAATACAAAACGTGCAAGTTATGTATATACAGAGCCAGGGTTAAAAACAGTATCTTTAGTAGTAAATGGAGATTTAAAATACGTAACTAAAAAAACAATCGAAGTTTTACCACTAGCAGAAACAAAAAGAAAACCTATAGATATACCACAAGCACCATCTAAACCAAGTGTAGATATTAAGTACAAACCAGAATCTGCAATTAAAGATAAACCATCTACACCAAAATTAGCCCCATATATAAGCGAAGCAGATTTTAAAGCAAAAATGATGAAAGTCTCTAAAGAAGAAATGAGTGCAAAACAATTTTCAGAATATTTTTGTGGAGATATTAATAAAAAAATAGTTGCTAATGGAAGAAATACAACATTTCTAGTATTCTGCGAAAAAATAAGCGACAAAAAAATAAGAATCAAAAAGTTAGAAATTTTTAGAGATAAAGGATCAAATTGTATAAATACTATTACAATAGATTGTAGAATACGAGGGCTTTTTAACGACTAG
- a CDS encoding type VI secretion system transmembrane protein TssO: MKPKNSKERRSAFFKFLALFVITMLAILFAVYFNFKVPNQENTLLKAQVKSVEKEMEFQNNFSKEMSEIKRMIDSLDVPGQNLPYQNSKISEKLVELQKTIPTKDSTFRYDMYSNIVATYVNLQQSEGELIDLNDAKSTIEEYQTALEKCRNELKQAERDLYIARGR, from the coding sequence ATGAAACCAAAAAATAGTAAAGAAAGACGAAGTGCATTTTTTAAGTTTTTAGCACTTTTTGTAATAACTATGTTAGCCATACTATTTGCAGTATACTTTAATTTTAAAGTGCCAAACCAAGAAAACACCTTACTTAAAGCTCAGGTAAAATCTGTAGAAAAAGAAATGGAGTTTCAAAATAACTTTTCTAAAGAAATGAGTGAAATAAAACGCATGATAGACTCTTTAGATGTACCAGGACAAAATTTACCATATCAAAACTCAAAAATAAGTGAAAAATTAGTAGAGTTACAAAAAACAATACCAACAAAAGACTCTACGTTTAGGTACGATATGTATAGTAATATTGTAGCAACATATGTTAATTTACAACAATCTGAAGGCGAATTAATAGATTTAAACGATGCTAAAAGTACAATAGAAGAATATCAAACAGCATTAGAAAAATGTAGAAACGAATTAAAACAAGCCGAACGCGACTTATATATCGCCAGAGGAAGATAA
- a CDS encoding recombinase family protein codes for MLAVYIRLSKEDDSSNSINNQLREAKEYIETNLIKKYKIYNEGEGFSGTLRVKERPQLSKLMKDIDSGVVTSVWMRKQDRLARLGMTVLQFADSIVKNDVNLYFGDKGEVDLTDPIQMFHITVMAGVDALKPAQQSKATRKAIKDNFAEGLSHGKSTYGFTKDVNRKIIKDDEESKIIELIYSLSLEGNGTQKIANILNEKGIKTQYAKIAERFEKENIPLELSSIKPTYKVINKYTGKHTELNKANSKWKAGTIYSILVNKQYMGVRTRKEKKKNEMVFIEYKNIPVIIQPHIWEKVQVNLKKNRSKSGKKETYNYLLKGLIICGRCGRNYYGRHRPPKQGQAYSKDNYYMCSSKRNKETNCGNRSIDITFIQDFIWLRFFRYKELNELINKHFQETDTKDVLSGLEQRLKKLNNKLSKYDRERQNTIKLNAKEWITIEQAELDLKRVNKEENQTKSEIRNVKEQIANYGNSIRLKEQQNELNNIQDKISFLDKKELVNKYIKEIVINHIDDKKYYEIVIKFNIDIVSEKYIVTTFKKEVFRVVDGFGIFTHKMDLETLEGRHFTNLEKTTVPKLNKLISNNKA; via the coding sequence ATGTTAGCAGTATATATAAGACTTTCAAAAGAAGATGATAGCTCTAATTCAATCAATAATCAATTGAGAGAGGCTAAGGAATACATCGAAACTAACTTAATTAAGAAGTATAAAATTTATAATGAAGGAGAGGGGTTTTCTGGTACTCTTAGAGTTAAAGAAAGACCTCAACTTAGTAAATTAATGAAAGACATTGATTCTGGTGTTGTTACGTCTGTATGGATGCGTAAACAAGACAGACTTGCAAGACTTGGTATGACTGTTTTACAATTCGCAGATTCCATAGTTAAAAATGATGTAAACCTTTATTTTGGAGATAAAGGAGAGGTTGATTTGACAGACCCAATTCAAATGTTTCATATAACTGTTATGGCTGGGGTTGATGCTTTGAAACCAGCTCAACAATCTAAAGCAACAAGAAAAGCAATTAAAGATAATTTTGCAGAGGGTTTATCACACGGTAAAAGTACTTATGGTTTTACTAAGGATGTTAACAGAAAGATTATAAAAGACGATGAAGAAAGTAAAATTATTGAGTTAATATATAGTTTATCTCTTGAAGGAAATGGAACTCAAAAAATCGCTAATATTTTAAATGAAAAAGGTATCAAAACGCAATACGCAAAAATTGCAGAAAGATTTGAAAAAGAAAATATTCCTTTAGAATTAAGCAGTATTAAGCCTACTTATAAAGTTATTAATAAATACACTGGTAAACATACGGAATTAAACAAAGCTAATAGTAAATGGAAAGCTGGTACTATATATTCTATTCTAGTAAATAAACAATATATGGGTGTTAGAACTAGGAAAGAAAAGAAAAAAAATGAAATGGTATTTATTGAATATAAAAACATTCCAGTAATTATACAACCTCACATTTGGGAAAAAGTTCAAGTAAACCTTAAAAAGAATCGTAGTAAGTCGGGAAAAAAAGAAACATATAATTATTTATTGAAAGGACTTATTATTTGTGGTAGGTGTGGTCGTAATTATTATGGTCGTCATAGACCACCAAAACAAGGTCAAGCATATAGTAAGGATAATTATTATATGTGTAGTTCTAAACGTAATAAAGAAACTAATTGCGGTAATAGGAGCATAGATATAACATTCATTCAGGATTTTATTTGGTTACGTTTTTTTAGATACAAGGAGCTTAACGAACTAATTAATAAACATTTTCAAGAAACTGACACAAAAGACGTTTTAAGCGGTTTAGAGCAACGTTTAAAGAAACTTAATAATAAGTTATCAAAGTATGATAGAGAGCGTCAAAACACTATCAAATTAAACGCTAAGGAGTGGATAACAATTGAACAAGCTGAACTAGATTTAAAACGTGTTAATAAAGAAGAAAATCAAACTAAAAGTGAGATTAGAAACGTAAAAGAGCAAATCGCTAATTATGGCAATTCAATAAGATTAAAGGAACAACAAAATGAACTAAATAACATTCAAGATAAGATTAGCTTTTTAGATAAGAAAGAACTGGTTAACAAGTACATTAAAGAAATTGTTATCAATCATATTGACGATAAGAAATATTATGAGATTGTTATTAAGTTCAATATTGATATTGTTTCAGAAAAATATATAGTTACAACGTTTAAAAAAGAAGTCTTTAGAGTGGTAGATGGATTCGGAATATTCACGCATAAAATGGACTTAGAAACTTTAGAAGGTAGACACTTTACAAATCTTGAAAAAACTACTGTTCCAAAACTCAATAAATTAATATCTAATAACAAGGCTTAA
- a CDS encoding BT4734/BF3469 family protein yields MINKFKNVKNPVVINSIDINDILNIIKIGDSNLSIINSIRTLGKSNVLYDELKTTKLPTFRFNFRFEGKATNKNIIEPTGYIYLDVDNCNNIQLDSNYVFAFWKSISNTGYSVLVKVNNLNINNFKETYIAIGKELNINLDENAGKPSQQTVLSYDKDLYHNSDSLVFDAIDKKVSNAIIKKKGRRGITTNDTFSESSKIRFDNINDYFINDEVGYIYFKEEKENIAQPFIPKRVEAGKRNSTMFYVLGQYALLNPTAGESYLISWANTINKNVMYPRLNDNELRGIVKSVIKKRLEKTLELNLNKPRRILFNPNKKMEQKEKMNITNKLIGKAKTEATKQEIYNIIEDWNFQFLGKITQKKVSVVSNKSIATVKRYWSDFKAYISDLNSNVVKTVPSVKTMSNIYCISKSCDVEKFVSYENLFPDSTKYFYNKNKLPLLDLSRVA; encoded by the coding sequence ATGATTAACAAATTTAAAAATGTAAAAAATCCAGTAGTAATAAATTCAATTGATATAAATGATATTTTAAATATTATAAAAATTGGAGATAGTAATTTAAGTATTATTAATTCAATTAGAACTTTAGGGAAATCAAATGTTTTATATGATGAACTTAAAACTACCAAATTACCAACATTCAGATTTAACTTTAGATTTGAAGGTAAAGCCACTAACAAAAATATTATAGAACCAACTGGATATATTTATCTAGATGTAGATAATTGTAATAATATTCAATTAGATAGTAATTATGTATTTGCTTTTTGGAAATCGATTAGTAATACTGGTTATAGTGTTTTAGTTAAAGTAAATAATTTAAATATTAATAATTTTAAAGAAACTTACATCGCAATTGGTAAAGAGTTGAATATTAACTTAGATGAAAATGCTGGTAAGCCTTCACAACAAACAGTATTAAGTTATGACAAAGATTTATATCATAATTCTGATTCTTTAGTATTTGATGCAATTGATAAAAAGGTATCAAACGCTATTATTAAGAAAAAAGGGAGAAGAGGAATAACTACGAATGATACTTTTTCAGAAAGTTCAAAGATTAGATTTGATAATATCAATGATTACTTTATCAATGATGAGGTTGGATATATTTATTTTAAAGAGGAAAAAGAAAATATTGCACAGCCTTTTATTCCTAAGCGTGTTGAAGCTGGTAAAAGAAATTCTACTATGTTTTATGTCTTAGGTCAATATGCATTACTTAATCCTACTGCTGGAGAAAGCTATCTAATTAGTTGGGCTAATACTATAAATAAAAATGTTATGTACCCTAGATTAAATGATAACGAACTTAGAGGGATTGTTAAAAGTGTTATTAAAAAACGATTAGAAAAAACATTAGAATTAAATTTAAATAAGCCCAGAAGAATATTATTTAATCCAAATAAGAAAATGGAACAGAAAGAGAAAATGAATATAACTAATAAACTTATTGGTAAAGCTAAAACAGAAGCTACAAAGCAAGAAATATATAATATTATTGAAGATTGGAATTTTCAATTTTTAGGTAAAATAACACAAAAGAAAGTATCAGTTGTTTCTAATAAAAGTATTGCTACTGTAAAGCGTTATTGGAGTGATTTTAAAGCCTATATAAGCGACTTAAATAGTAATGTTGTAAAAACAGTTCCAAGCGTCAAAACTATGTCTAATATCTACTGTATTTCTAAAAGTTGTGATGTTGAAAAGTTTGTTAGTTATGAAAATTTGTTCCCAGATTCAACTAAATATTTCTACAATAAAAATAAATTACCGTTATTGGATTTGTCTAGAGTTGCATAG
- a CDS encoding recombinase family protein gives MKARYNRISTVTQNLDRQTTKATSSELLFSDVVSGSIPFIEREQARKLIEAVKDASINFISVSSIDRLGRNTIDILQTIELFHSYNVTLKVDNLGIESLTNGKPNQVFKLIISVMSNVSEMERETLLERQKEGIAIAKANGTYKGRVKGSKETAQQLLTKHKQVVKYLKANQSLRNTAKLSGVSLGTVQKVKKAMQL, from the coding sequence ATGAAAGCACGTTATAACAGAATCTCAACAGTAACTCAAAATCTAGATAGACAAACTACAAAAGCAACTTCTAGCGAGTTATTATTTAGTGACGTTGTTTCGGGTTCTATTCCTTTTATTGAGCGTGAACAAGCAAGGAAACTTATTGAAGCTGTTAAAGATGCTAGTATTAATTTCATAAGTGTTTCCAGTATAGATAGATTAGGACGTAACACAATAGACATTTTACAAACTATTGAATTATTTCATAGTTATAATGTAACTCTAAAAGTTGATAATTTAGGAATTGAAAGCCTAACCAACGGAAAGCCAAACCAAGTATTTAAGCTTATCATTAGTGTAATGTCTAACGTTAGCGAAATGGAAAGAGAAACACTTTTAGAACGTCAAAAAGAAGGAATTGCAATTGCTAAAGCAAACGGAACTTATAAAGGACGTGTAAAAGGAAGTAAGGAAACAGCTCAACAACTGCTTACTAAACATAAGCAAGTTGTAAAGTATTTAAAAGCTAATCAATCATTAAGAAATACTGCTAAATTAAGCGGTGTTAGTCTTGGTACTGTACAGAAAGTAAAAAAGGCTATGCAACTCTAG
- a CDS encoding endonuclease/exonuclease/phosphatase family protein, whose amino-acid sequence MRIITWNCNGAFRKKFKEISSLNAEVYVIQECEDPLKSNHKEYKLWADNYLWIGDNKNKGVGVFAKPNIDLKKLDWSENYNDHRVKYFLPCKINNNFDLLALWNHSNNSPTFGYIGQFWKYLQINKSNLKKCIILGDFNSNKIWDKWDRWWNHSDVLEELSELGIESLYHMYFNEEQGKESKPTFFLQRKLTKPYHIDYIFGSTEFIKTLNKIEVGNSSHWLKLSDHNPIITDFEQNW is encoded by the coding sequence TTGAGGATAATAACTTGGAATTGTAATGGTGCTTTTAGAAAAAAATTCAAAGAAATTTCATCTTTGAATGCTGAGGTTTATGTAATTCAAGAATGTGAAGACCCTCTAAAATCTAATCATAAAGAATATAAATTATGGGCAGATAATTATTTATGGATTGGAGACAATAAAAATAAAGGTGTTGGTGTATTTGCAAAACCAAATATAGATTTAAAAAAACTCGATTGGTCTGAAAATTATAATGACCACAGAGTAAAATATTTCCTTCCTTGTAAAATAAATAATAATTTCGATTTATTGGCTCTTTGGAATCATAGTAATAACTCACCAACATTTGGGTATATTGGTCAATTTTGGAAATATCTTCAAATTAATAAATCAAACCTCAAAAAATGTATAATTCTTGGTGACTTTAATAGCAATAAGATATGGGATAAATGGGATAGGTGGTGGAATCATTCAGATGTTCTTGAGGAATTAAGTGAATTGGGAATTGAAAGCTTATATCATATGTATTTTAATGAAGAGCAAGGCAAAGAATCAAAACCTACTTTTTTTCTTCAAAGAAAACTAACAAAACCCTATCATATAGATTACATATTCGGTAGTACTGAATTTATAAAAACTTTAAATAAAATTGAAGTTGGTAATTCCAGTCATTGGTTGAAATTAAGTGACCATAATCCAATTATTACAGATTTCGAACAAAATTGGTAG
- a CDS encoding DUF2075 domain-containing protein, which yields MDGFLPTDFTVNKYLFDKLYINRIEEDFYTKNSYPIVYILYDLNTSIAYVGESTNAISRMTNHLSHPDKKKLKYLYIISSKNFNKSAALDIESNLIKYMVADETFVLLNGNAGISGHNYYQKDKYFNVFENIWENLKLQKVVTKNILEIDNSDLFKYSPYKSLTSDQHKAIKEYLKVLFSNETSTVFVDGSAGTGKTILAVYLMKLLLTKFDLEDYEDLENDSIEELELVQRIQEKKELSIGLVIPMASLRKTLKKVFKNVKGLKPSMVIGASDVLKKEYDVLIVDEAHRLRRRKGITNFGSHDNNNRTLGLGIDGTELDWIMLRSKHQLFFYDQAQSVRPSDILSSDFSKLKSLKNTQKIKLTSQLRAKGGVDYIKFIDELLHNKLDESKELFHDPNYNLKIFTHLPTMLKELKIKEKKYGLCRMMAGYGWKWVSKKNNIPDAMIDGIGLTWNRVPHDWINSATELNEIGCIHTTQGYDLNYGGVILGNEIRYNKILNKITVHKDNYFDAKGKVGITDIEVLKEYIINIYKTLMYRGIEGTYLYICDDNLREYFQKYIPTH from the coding sequence AATTCTTATCCAATAGTTTATATTTTATACGATTTAAATACTTCTATTGCATATGTTGGAGAGTCAACTAACGCAATAAGTAGAATGACAAATCATTTATCTCATCCAGATAAAAAGAAGCTCAAATATTTATATATAATCTCTAGTAAAAACTTTAACAAGTCAGCTGCTTTAGACATTGAATCAAATTTAATTAAATATATGGTAGCCGATGAAACCTTTGTTTTATTAAATGGTAATGCTGGAATATCTGGACACAATTATTATCAAAAAGATAAGTATTTTAATGTATTCGAAAACATCTGGGAAAATCTAAAATTACAAAAAGTAGTCACTAAGAATATTCTTGAAATTGATAATTCAGATTTATTTAAATATTCACCTTATAAGTCATTAACAAGTGACCAACACAAAGCCATTAAGGAATACTTAAAAGTGCTTTTTTCAAATGAAACTAGTACTGTTTTTGTTGATGGTTCTGCTGGTACTGGAAAGACTATATTAGCTGTTTACTTAATGAAACTATTATTAACTAAGTTTGATTTAGAAGACTATGAGGACTTAGAAAATGACTCTATTGAAGAATTAGAATTAGTTCAAAGAATACAAGAAAAAAAGGAGTTATCTATTGGTTTAGTTATTCCAATGGCTTCTCTAAGAAAGACACTTAAAAAAGTCTTTAAGAATGTAAAAGGATTAAAACCAAGTATGGTTATTGGTGCTTCGGATGTTTTGAAAAAAGAATATGATGTATTAATTGTAGATGAAGCTCATAGATTGAGAAGACGAAAAGGAATAACAAATTTTGGTAGTCACGATAACAATAACAGAACTTTAGGACTTGGAATTGATGGAACTGAGTTAGATTGGATAATGCTTAGAAGTAAACATCAATTATTCTTTTATGACCAAGCTCAATCAGTAAGACCAAGTGACATTTTGAGTAGTGATTTCTCTAAATTAAAATCATTAAAAAACACACAAAAAATTAAATTAACATCTCAATTAAGAGCAAAGGGAGGTGTAGACTATATTAAATTCATTGATGAATTGTTGCATAATAAACTAGATGAATCAAAAGAATTATTTCACGACCCTAATTATAATTTGAAAATTTTTACACATCTACCAACGATGTTAAAAGAATTAAAAATTAAAGAAAAAAAGTATGGTTTATGTAGAATGATGGCTGGTTATGGTTGGAAGTGGGTATCTAAGAAAAATAATATTCCAGATGCTATGATTGATGGTATTGGCTTAACTTGGAATCGAGTTCCTCACGACTGGATTAATAGCGCTACAGAATTAAATGAAATCGGATGTATTCATACTACTCAAGGATATGACTTAAATTATGGAGGCGTAATTTTAGGAAACGAAATACGATATAATAAAATCTTAAACAAGATAACAGTACATAAAGACAACTATTTTGACGCAAAAGGGAAAGTCGGCATTACTGATATTGAAGTATTGAAAGAATATATAATAAATATTTATAAAACTCTAATGTATAGAGGTATTGAAGGGACTTATTTATATATCTGTGATGACAACTTAAGAGAGTATTTTCAAAAATATATACCAACACATTAA